One genomic segment of Occultella kanbiaonis includes these proteins:
- a CDS encoding Gfo/Idh/MocA family oxidoreductase has translation MSVRIGIIGPGGIGRSHIARITDKLARGRVVAVTDIDPAHAQRVAEPIGASVYADDAALIDADDVDAVIVTSFGPAHEGSVVRAIEAGKPVFCEKPLAPTAAECLRIMEAERHGGRRLVQVGFMRRYDAGYREIKAVLDSGDVGEALMVHNRHRNPSSPENYLEGMSITDTAIHEIDVMRFLLGEEIVSARVDKPKRTTNRFAHLSDPLVLVLRTTSDVLIDVEIFVNNTYGYDIQCEVVAERGAVALGDQNATVRTGPAGRSNRIAADYNERFEAAFNTELQEWINSVQAGEIVGPSSWDGYAAAVVCDAGVRSLRADGSQEFAVELIEKPAFYA, from the coding sequence ATGAGCGTTCGTATCGGCATCATCGGCCCCGGCGGCATCGGCCGCTCCCACATCGCCCGGATCACCGACAAGCTGGCCCGCGGCCGGGTGGTCGCGGTCACCGACATCGATCCCGCCCACGCGCAGCGCGTGGCGGAACCGATCGGTGCGAGCGTGTACGCCGACGACGCGGCGCTGATCGACGCAGATGATGTGGACGCGGTCATCGTCACCAGCTTCGGTCCCGCGCACGAGGGCTCCGTGGTCCGCGCGATCGAGGCCGGCAAGCCGGTGTTCTGCGAGAAGCCGCTGGCGCCCACCGCGGCGGAGTGCCTACGCATCATGGAGGCTGAGCGGCATGGCGGCCGGCGCCTCGTGCAGGTCGGCTTCATGCGCCGCTACGACGCCGGATACCGGGAGATCAAGGCCGTCCTGGACAGCGGCGACGTCGGCGAGGCGCTCATGGTGCACAACCGGCACCGGAACCCGAGCTCGCCCGAGAACTATCTCGAGGGGATGTCCATCACGGACACCGCGATCCACGAGATCGACGTGATGCGGTTCCTGCTCGGCGAGGAGATCGTGTCCGCGCGCGTCGACAAGCCGAAGCGGACCACGAATCGGTTCGCGCACCTGTCCGACCCGTTGGTGCTGGTGCTGCGGACCACCTCCGACGTGCTCATCGACGTCGAGATCTTCGTCAACAACACCTACGGCTACGACATCCAGTGCGAGGTCGTGGCCGAGCGCGGTGCGGTCGCGCTCGGCGACCAGAACGCAACCGTCCGCACGGGTCCGGCCGGGCGCAGCAACCGGATCGCCGCGGACTACAACGAGCGGTTCGAAGCGGCGTTCAACACCGAACTGCAGGAGTGGATCAACTCCGTGCAGGCCGGCGAGATCGTCGGGCCCTCGAGCTGGGACGGGTACGCCGCGGCCGTCGTGTGCGACGCGGGCGTACGGTCGCTACGGGCGGACGGGTCACAGGAGTTCGCCGTCGAACTGATCGAGAAGCCGGCCTTCTACGCCTGA
- a CDS encoding TIGR03086 family metal-binding protein encodes MNTTDTTSTTDTTSATAATGAVTAPGLAAAAHRRVDEPLSALLGSVPNDGWSATSPCEGWSARDVVRHLIETQRDFLTGQDLDLGPAPDVDADPAAAWRVHTARVSALLADPAVSARGFDGFFGPTTIGATFERFYVWDMVVHRWDIARATGTDEALTGYELDMIETGADSFGPTLYMDGICGPAVDAPDGADRQTRLLARLGRAV; translated from the coding sequence ATGAACACGACCGACACCACGAGTACGACCGACACGACCAGCGCGACGGCCGCGACCGGCGCCGTCACCGCGCCCGGCCTGGCGGCGGCGGCCCATCGCCGGGTCGATGAACCGTTGTCCGCGCTCCTCGGCTCCGTCCCGAACGACGGCTGGTCCGCCACTTCGCCGTGCGAAGGCTGGTCGGCCCGGGACGTGGTCCGCCACCTGATCGAGACGCAGCGCGACTTCCTCACCGGACAGGACCTGGACCTCGGCCCGGCGCCGGACGTCGACGCGGATCCCGCGGCTGCCTGGCGCGTGCACACCGCGCGAGTCTCGGCACTGCTTGCCGATCCCGCGGTCTCCGCACGGGGGTTTGACGGATTCTTCGGACCGACCACCATCGGTGCGACCTTCGAGCGGTTCTACGTCTGGGACATGGTGGTGCACCGTTGGGACATCGCACGCGCCACCGGGACCGACGAGGCGCTCACCGGGTACGAACTCGACATGATCGAGACGGGCGCGGACAGCTTCGGCCCGACCCTGTACATGGACGGCATCTGTGGGCCGGCCGTCGACGCTCCCGACGGCGCCGATCGCCAGACCCGTCTGCTCGCCCGCCTCGGTCGCGCCGTCTGA
- a CDS encoding helix-turn-helix domain-containing protein — translation MKSDSSGPRRIDAIERAHLKEPGDASHTMYRYEPDPVLAGFVERFWIPVWSVPPGQEAPQRVLQYPHCLFVITNTYARFYGVVSGLSTTTLTGDGWAVGVMCAPSAGHLLTGRSISEYTDTHVPIADVLGATGEPLVCRVRAAMASDPTAPTAHSEAMAAYTDVLRGYLPVDEDGLLINAVVAFVEQNPDVLRVAQVCAEFDLTERSLQRLVRRRVGLSPKWLIQRRRLQEAAQRLREQPSSLAEVAAVLGYADQAHFSRDFTRVTAVTPGEFAKTWAGETDPAS, via the coding sequence ATGAAATCCGACAGCAGTGGCCCACGACGGATCGACGCGATCGAGCGCGCGCATCTGAAGGAGCCGGGGGATGCCTCCCACACCATGTACCGGTACGAGCCGGACCCGGTTCTGGCCGGCTTCGTGGAGCGGTTCTGGATCCCGGTCTGGTCGGTGCCGCCCGGGCAGGAGGCACCTCAGCGGGTGCTCCAGTACCCCCATTGCCTGTTCGTCATCACGAACACCTACGCCCGCTTCTATGGCGTCGTGTCGGGGCTGTCCACCACCACTCTTACCGGCGACGGCTGGGCCGTCGGCGTCATGTGCGCACCGTCGGCCGGCCACCTCCTCACGGGCCGGTCGATCTCGGAGTACACCGACACCCACGTCCCGATCGCCGACGTCCTGGGTGCCACGGGGGAGCCGCTCGTGTGCCGGGTGCGGGCCGCGATGGCGTCCGACCCAACTGCGCCGACCGCCCACAGCGAGGCCATGGCGGCCTACACCGACGTGCTGCGTGGCTACTTGCCGGTGGATGAGGACGGCCTGCTCATCAACGCCGTCGTCGCGTTCGTGGAGCAGAACCCGGACGTGCTCCGGGTGGCCCAGGTCTGCGCGGAGTTCGACCTGACCGAACGCTCGCTCCAGCGTCTGGTGCGGCGCCGGGTCGGCCTGAGCCCGAAGTGGCTGATCCAGCGACGGCGGCTGCAGGAGGCGGCGCAGCGGCTGCGCGAGCAGCCGAGCAGTCTCGCCGAGGTCGCCGCCGTGCTCGGCTACGCGGACCAGGCCCACTTCAGCCGCGACTTCACCCGGGTCACGGCCGTGACTCCGGGGGAGTTCGCGAAGACGTGGGCAGGCGAGACCGACCCGGCCTCGTAG
- a CDS encoding SRPBCC family protein: MPTIRLQTLIAAPVEACFELSHSVDAHTASMARSDERAIGPVTSGVLGPGESVTWRARHFGIPFTMTSRIVEHEPPHRFVDEQVSGPFGRWWHEHLFEAGDSGTLMTDVVEFASPLGPLGRVVDRLVLTSYLTRLLTVRNEWIAGNLGRVPD; this comes from the coding sequence GTGCCGACGATCCGACTCCAGACCCTGATAGCCGCACCGGTCGAGGCCTGCTTCGAGCTGAGTCACTCGGTCGACGCGCACACCGCATCGATGGCGCGCTCCGACGAACGAGCGATCGGTCCGGTGACCTCGGGCGTCCTCGGACCGGGCGAGTCCGTGACCTGGCGGGCCCGGCACTTCGGCATCCCGTTCACGATGACGTCGCGGATCGTCGAGCACGAGCCCCCGCACCGGTTCGTCGACGAGCAGGTCTCCGGTCCGTTCGGGCGCTGGTGGCACGAGCACCTGTTCGAGGCCGGCGATAGCGGAACCCTGATGACCGACGTGGTCGAGTTCGCCTCACCACTGGGACCACTGGGCCGCGTCGTCGACCGGTTGGTCCTGACGTCCTACCTGACCCGCCTGCTCACCGTTCGGAACGAGTGGATCGCAGGGAACCTCGGCCGGGTCCCGGACTGA
- a CDS encoding HNH endonuclease signature motif containing protein, with amino-acid sequence MFEVDGGGGVPQAGAPSSGCCAHCAEASGGRVRVVDYGVLDEAALAVLSPRELAEVAAFERELAYQDWFEEFVGAPEDLISEGDLGGTQGPEASTSEAGAVHGPSVEQGAVPSPGSGVLPSPGSGVLPGAGSAPTAQAGARQVFRAEVPVDLGGGGLPRVDAQALSTRAVDGFLVDELTRADLAGMDEYELVDALGCFRRLEAVGSAGVREVAAELASRASMVMARPRAVGRRVVFRESLAADEIAAKVGCSKQEANRLVRVGQFLGGIAAPTGEALARGEIDAGKADVIAVAVSVLEAEAAFKVQEELLPKAVLWTRHRVVREVAKMVAAADPGQFTQRAARASTRRYVDRARVDVDGMASQTLYWPAADALGLDLLLDSAASSAKAAGDLRTLEQLRADVMADIVAHGLNTGQVGDLTGFTFQLHTGPCTHTHHHDHEAEQDAQGSETETSTASPTTEPETSNAPSAAPTGVPEGTGAPTTGPTGGFEGTGASSTAPTDRSEGTSAPSTGPTGGAEGTVLPATGPSGGSEETNAPSTGPSGGFEGTGAPTTGPATGATTQGGFLGSWHGADTGADPRVFTPARGQGLPRVWPLGVLGGHRAQILIRVTLSTLMGGEDPGDIEGLGPIPADVARAFAAGGTWRRLVTDPITDRVLDYGTTRYEPPQNMSDRIKENEPHCTAAGCSATARMTELDHRTPFPLGHTSDDNLDPKCRRCHVLKTHGNFEDEVDDHGNRFWRTPTGHVYMRNPNGTITELPRTRPDSNGPTYRTAPDPDEPPPF; translated from the coding sequence ATGTTCGAGGTCGACGGCGGGGGTGGTGTTCCGCAGGCGGGTGCGCCGTCGTCGGGGTGCTGCGCGCATTGCGCTGAGGCGAGTGGTGGGCGGGTGCGGGTGGTCGATTATGGCGTGTTGGATGAGGCCGCGTTGGCGGTGTTGTCGCCGCGGGAGTTGGCTGAGGTGGCCGCGTTCGAGCGGGAGTTGGCGTATCAGGACTGGTTCGAGGAGTTCGTGGGTGCGCCCGAGGATCTGATCAGTGAAGGCGACCTCGGCGGTACGCAGGGCCCCGAAGCGTCCACGTCTGAGGCTGGAGCGGTCCACGGACCCAGCGTTGAGCAGGGCGCCGTGCCGAGCCCTGGCTCGGGCGTCTTGCCGAGCCCTGGCTCGGGTGTCTTGCCCGGCGCTGGCTCGGCTCCGACGGCGCAGGCGGGTGCCCGCCAGGTGTTCCGGGCCGAGGTCCCGGTGGATCTGGGTGGTGGTGGTCTGCCGCGGGTCGACGCCCAGGCGTTGTCGACTCGGGCGGTCGATGGGTTCTTGGTCGATGAGCTCACGCGTGCGGATCTGGCCGGGATGGATGAGTACGAACTCGTTGATGCCCTGGGGTGCTTCCGGCGTCTGGAGGCGGTGGGGTCGGCGGGGGTGCGGGAGGTCGCGGCGGAGTTGGCGTCGCGGGCGTCGATGGTGATGGCGCGGCCGCGGGCGGTCGGTCGGCGGGTGGTGTTCCGGGAGTCGTTGGCCGCGGATGAGATCGCGGCGAAGGTGGGGTGTTCGAAGCAGGAGGCGAACCGGTTGGTCCGGGTCGGGCAGTTCCTGGGCGGGATCGCGGCCCCGACGGGTGAGGCGTTGGCCAGGGGTGAGATCGATGCGGGTAAGGCCGACGTGATCGCGGTCGCGGTGTCGGTGTTGGAGGCCGAGGCGGCGTTCAAGGTCCAGGAGGAGTTGTTGCCGAAGGCGGTGTTGTGGACTCGGCACCGGGTGGTGCGGGAGGTCGCGAAAATGGTCGCGGCGGCTGATCCGGGGCAGTTCACGCAGCGGGCCGCGCGGGCCAGTACCCGCCGGTATGTGGACCGGGCCAGGGTCGATGTCGATGGGATGGCCTCGCAGACGTTGTACTGGCCGGCCGCGGACGCCCTCGGCCTGGATCTGTTGCTCGATAGTGCGGCGTCCTCGGCGAAGGCCGCCGGGGACCTGCGCACGTTGGAGCAGTTGCGGGCCGATGTCATGGCCGACATCGTCGCCCACGGCCTGAACACCGGCCAGGTCGGCGACCTGACCGGATTCACCTTCCAACTCCACACCGGCCCCTGCACCCACACCCACCACCACGACCACGAGGCCGAGCAGGACGCTCAGGGCTCAGAAACTGAAACTTCCACGGCCAGCCCGACAACTGAGCCGGAGACGTCCAATGCGCCCAGCGCCGCTCCGACGGGCGTGCCGGAGGGGACGGGTGCGCCTACCACCGGCCCGACGGGCGGGTTCGAGGGGACGGGTGCGTCCAGTACCGCTCCGACTGACAGGTCCGAGGGGACAAGCGCGCCCAGCACCGGCCCGACAGGCGGGGCGGAGGGGACAGTTCTGCCCGCGACCGGGCCATCCGGCGGGTCCGAGGAGACCAACGCGCCCAGTACCGGGCCATCCGGCGGGTTCGAGGGGACAGGTGCGCCAACCACCGGCCCGGCCACTGGCGCAACCACCCAGGGTGGATTCTTGGGGTCCTGGCATGGTGCTGATACCGGGGCCGATCCACGGGTGTTCACCCCCGCCCGGGGACAAGGACTGCCACGGGTCTGGCCCCTCGGAGTCCTCGGCGGACACCGCGCCCAGATCCTCATCCGCGTCACCCTCTCGACCCTGATGGGCGGCGAGGACCCCGGCGACATCGAAGGACTCGGCCCGATCCCCGCCGACGTCGCCCGCGCCTTCGCCGCCGGCGGCACCTGGCGACGCCTGGTCACCGACCCCATCACCGACCGCGTCCTGGACTACGGCACCACCCGCTACGAACCGCCACAGAACATGAGCGACCGGATCAAAGAGAACGAACCCCACTGCACCGCAGCCGGCTGCTCGGCCACCGCCCGAATGACCGAACTCGACCACCGGACCCCGTTCCCCCTCGGACACACCAGCGACGACAACCTCGACCCCAAATGCCGCCGCTGCCACGTCCTGAAGACCCACGGCAACTTCGAAGACGAAGTCGACGACCACGGCAACCGGTTCTGGCGCACCCCCACCGGCCACGTCTACATGCGCAACCCCAACGGCACCATCACCGAACTCCCCAGAACCCGCCCCGACAGCAACGGCCCCACCTACCGCACCGCACCCGACCCCGACGAACCACCACCCTTCTGA
- a CDS encoding dodecin, protein MANHTYGVSEIVGTSTDGIDAAISNGVAKAAGSVRNLDWFTVSEIRGHIADNAVADWQVTIKLGFRIEE, encoded by the coding sequence ATGGCCAATCACACGTACGGCGTCTCGGAGATCGTCGGCACGTCGACCGACGGTATCGACGCGGCGATCTCGAACGGCGTCGCCAAGGCCGCAGGGAGCGTCCGCAACCTCGACTGGTTCACGGTCAGCGAGATCCGTGGGCACATCGCGGACAATGCGGTCGCCGACTGGCAGGTCACGATCAAGCTGGGGTTCCGGATCGAGGAGTGA
- a CDS encoding alpha/beta fold hydrolase, producing MQNFTIHHRDVRIPVSRGGSGQPLVLCPGLNSTQADLHELAELLRRDYDVVTFDLRGHGLASPAEDYSFDALLGDLTAVMLELGRRDPPAAPVLVGYSLGADLAVHFASEHRDTVASLVLIDGANPVPEPLITEALLPEFRLMWEDMAAQQISEKDASRQVLLTAQEILDLNIEIDVIRSGILDRYRRIALPTTMIMSTSMAGAGNEGPAERLNRIWCAGVERLLRDQPHIVTSWIDADHALPFTHAREIAQLIRNTPGAAGRAGLSDGR from the coding sequence ATGCAGAACTTCACGATCCACCACCGCGACGTCAGGATCCCGGTGTCCCGCGGCGGCTCCGGACAGCCGTTGGTCTTGTGCCCCGGGCTGAACTCGACGCAGGCCGATCTGCACGAACTGGCCGAATTGCTACGGCGGGACTACGACGTGGTGACGTTCGACCTGCGTGGCCACGGCCTCGCCTCGCCGGCCGAGGACTATTCCTTCGACGCGCTCCTCGGTGATCTGACCGCCGTCATGTTGGAACTCGGGCGCCGCGACCCGCCTGCCGCCCCGGTTCTCGTCGGGTACTCGCTGGGCGCGGACCTGGCCGTCCACTTCGCCTCCGAACACCGGGACACCGTGGCTTCCCTGGTACTCATCGACGGGGCGAACCCGGTACCCGAACCGTTGATCACCGAAGCTCTGCTACCGGAGTTCCGCCTCATGTGGGAAGACATGGCGGCGCAGCAGATCTCCGAGAAGGACGCCTCGCGTCAGGTGCTGCTCACCGCTCAGGAGATCCTCGACCTGAACATCGAGATCGATGTGATCCGGTCCGGGATCCTCGACCGGTACCGCAGGATCGCACTGCCCACGACCATGATCATGTCGACCTCGATGGCGGGCGCCGGCAACGAAGGACCTGCAGAGCGGCTCAACCGGATCTGGTGCGCCGGCGTCGAGCGGCTGCTCCGAGACCAACCACACATCGTCACGTCATGGATCGACGCCGACCACGCACTGCCGTTCACCCACGCGCGGGAGATCGCTCAGCTCATCCGGAACACACCTGGGGCAGCCGGGCGCGCAGGTCTCTCGGACGGCAGGTAG
- a CDS encoding TIM barrel protein produces the protein MNQPSKANNPDPRYNKLTVGVCPDQWGVWFPEDEQQIPWATALDEMAQAQFSVMETGPFGYFPTDPKRLQEEMDARGFRVVAGTGWGILHKEEAWAETERTFRAIAQTHAEVGAEYIVHLPPLFRDDKTWEFIDDRELTPAAWDLYVRNANRLGKLLKSDYGLKMVLHPHGDSHIETPKDIERVFAATDPEYVNFCLDTGHIVYGEGDPIEMIRTYPERIAYVHIKAFDPELVRQAHELDWPFGEAVARGASVRPPAGEPDMPQLIEALADLDKDLYVILEQDLYPADPAMPLPNAIKTREYLAECGLGLL, from the coding sequence ATGAACCAGCCAAGCAAGGCCAACAACCCCGACCCGCGGTACAACAAGCTCACCGTCGGCGTGTGCCCCGACCAGTGGGGCGTGTGGTTTCCGGAGGACGAGCAGCAGATCCCGTGGGCCACGGCCCTGGACGAGATGGCGCAGGCGCAGTTCTCGGTGATGGAGACAGGCCCGTTCGGCTACTTCCCCACCGACCCCAAGCGGCTGCAGGAGGAGATGGACGCCCGCGGGTTCCGGGTGGTCGCCGGCACCGGCTGGGGCATCCTGCACAAGGAGGAGGCCTGGGCGGAGACGGAACGGACGTTCCGGGCGATCGCGCAGACCCACGCGGAGGTCGGCGCGGAGTACATCGTGCACCTGCCGCCGTTGTTCCGGGACGACAAGACGTGGGAGTTCATCGACGATCGTGAGCTCACCCCGGCGGCGTGGGACCTGTACGTGCGGAACGCGAACCGGCTCGGCAAGCTCCTCAAGTCCGACTACGGGCTGAAGATGGTGCTGCACCCGCACGGAGACTCCCACATCGAGACGCCCAAGGACATCGAGCGGGTGTTCGCGGCGACGGACCCGGAGTACGTGAACTTCTGCCTGGACACCGGCCACATCGTCTACGGCGAGGGTGATCCGATCGAGATGATCCGGACCTACCCGGAGCGGATCGCCTACGTGCACATCAAGGCGTTCGACCCGGAGCTCGTGCGGCAGGCCCACGAGCTGGACTGGCCGTTCGGCGAGGCCGTGGCGCGAGGTGCGTCGGTGCGGCCGCCGGCCGGCGAGCCGGACATGCCACAACTGATCGAGGCGCTGGCGGACCTGGACAAGGACCTGTACGTGATCCTCGAACAGGACCTGTACCCCGCAGACCCGGCCATGCCGCTGCCGAACGCCATCAAGACCCGCGAGTACCTGGCCGAGTGCGGACTCGGCCTGCTCTGA
- a CDS encoding alpha-amylase family glycosyl hydrolase, giving the protein MTSWQEHAIWWQVYPLGFVDAPKALADAPHEPTRTLRALIGWLDYAVGLGVSGLALGPIFTASTHGYDTLDHFAIDPRLGDRADFDALVAAAHERGLRVMLDGVFNHVGHEHPAFRAAVENGPDSAEARLFDLTWSEPGAEPSHRNFEGHDALVALNHDDDAVAELVGEVMRYWLRAGADAWRLDAAYAVPSSFWQRVLPTVRAEFGEAYVVGEVIHGDYAQIVTESGMDAVTQYELWKAIWNSIRERNFYELDHALGRHNDMLEAFVPLTFVGNHDVTRIATQIPDPRVRAHALVLLMTLGGTPSVYYGDEQGYEAVKEERFGGDDAIRPAFPDAPADLSEAGWDVYHLHQELISLRRRHPWLHRARTRALDLSNETYAYEAMGDGGRLVVVLNLADTPARVDGVGVTGVVAGQAELGDGGGWVRVDACGWAVLE; this is encoded by the coding sequence ATGACGTCCTGGCAGGAGCACGCGATCTGGTGGCAGGTCTACCCACTCGGCTTCGTCGACGCGCCCAAGGCGCTCGCGGACGCGCCGCACGAACCGACCCGAACCCTGCGTGCCCTGATCGGCTGGCTCGACTACGCCGTCGGGCTCGGCGTTTCCGGCCTTGCGCTCGGCCCGATCTTCACGGCGAGCACCCACGGCTACGACACCCTCGACCACTTCGCCATCGACCCGCGGCTCGGGGACCGGGCCGACTTCGACGCGCTCGTGGCGGCGGCGCACGAACGTGGCCTCCGGGTCATGCTCGACGGCGTCTTCAACCACGTCGGGCACGAGCACCCGGCGTTCCGGGCCGCCGTCGAGAACGGCCCGGACAGTGCCGAGGCCCGCCTGTTCGACCTCACCTGGAGCGAGCCGGGCGCCGAGCCGAGCCACCGCAACTTCGAGGGCCACGACGCCCTGGTCGCGCTCAATCACGACGACGACGCCGTGGCCGAACTCGTCGGCGAGGTGATGCGGTACTGGCTCCGCGCGGGTGCGGACGCGTGGCGCCTGGATGCGGCGTACGCGGTGCCGTCCTCGTTCTGGCAGCGGGTGCTGCCGACGGTCCGCGCCGAGTTCGGTGAGGCGTACGTGGTGGGCGAGGTCATCCACGGCGACTACGCGCAGATCGTGACCGAGTCCGGGATGGACGCCGTCACCCAGTACGAGCTGTGGAAGGCGATCTGGAACTCGATCCGGGAGCGGAACTTCTACGAGCTCGACCATGCGCTCGGTCGGCACAACGACATGCTCGAGGCGTTCGTGCCGCTGACCTTCGTCGGCAACCACGACGTGACCCGGATCGCGACCCAGATCCCCGACCCGCGGGTGCGTGCCCACGCGCTGGTGCTGCTGATGACGCTGGGCGGGACACCGTCGGTCTACTACGGCGACGAGCAGGGCTACGAGGCGGTCAAGGAGGAGCGCTTCGGTGGTGACGACGCGATCCGGCCCGCGTTCCCTGACGCGCCGGCGGACCTGTCCGAGGCCGGGTGGGACGTCTACCACCTGCACCAGGAGCTGATCTCGTTGCGGCGCCGGCACCCCTGGCTGCACCGCGCCCGCACCCGTGCGCTCGACCTCTCGAACGAGACGTACGCCTACGAGGCCATGGGCGACGGCGGCCGGCTGGTCGTGGTGCTGAATCTCGCCGACACCCCGGCCCGGGTGGACGGCGTCGGCGTCACCGGCGTGGTGGCCGGGCAGGCCGAACTGGGCGACGGCGGAGGCTGGGTCCGCGTGGACGCGTGCGGCTGGGCGGTGCTCGAGTAG
- a CDS encoding CoA-acylating methylmalonate-semialdehyde dehydrogenase, with amino-acid sequence MRTIKHWIDGTEVDGAGPVTPVHDPATGAVVAELATADQGVVDAAVAAARTAQRAWAATSLARRTEILFRMRELVVANTDELARVISAEHGKTVDDAIGEIGRGRETLDFACGINQANKGEFSADASTGVDVHSLRQPVGVVAGITPFNFPVMVPMWMHPVAIATGNAFILKPSERDPSAANFVARLYAEAGLPDGVFQVVHGGKDTVDALLAHPGIAAVSFVGSTPIARYVQQVGVANGKRVQALGGANNHAVVMPDADFEFAAAQISAGAFGSAGQRCMAVPVAVAVGGAAEPLVAALKAEAEKITVGPGSDPATDMGPVITAQARERVIRSATDAIEAGAGVVVDGRGVTVPGHENGYFVGPTLLDNVTPEMSAYREEIFGPLLTVLRVADLDEALDLVNASPFGNGSAIFTNSGEAARRYSHGVEAGMVGVNVPIPTPVAYYSFGGWKDSLFGDHHAHGPEAVRFYTRNKVITTRWPHRDSQVEASMSFPSTTD; translated from the coding sequence ATGAGGACCATCAAGCACTGGATCGACGGCACCGAGGTCGACGGAGCGGGCCCGGTCACGCCCGTTCATGACCCGGCCACCGGTGCGGTCGTCGCCGAACTGGCCACCGCCGATCAGGGCGTGGTCGACGCCGCCGTCGCCGCGGCGCGCACCGCCCAGCGGGCATGGGCCGCGACCTCGCTGGCCCGGCGCACCGAGATCCTGTTCCGGATGCGCGAGCTGGTGGTCGCCAACACCGACGAGCTCGCCCGGGTCATCTCGGCCGAACACGGCAAGACGGTGGACGACGCCATCGGTGAGATCGGCCGCGGCCGCGAGACGCTGGACTTCGCGTGCGGGATCAACCAGGCGAACAAGGGTGAGTTCAGCGCCGACGCCTCCACCGGCGTCGACGTGCACAGCCTGCGGCAGCCGGTCGGTGTGGTGGCAGGCATCACCCCGTTCAACTTCCCCGTGATGGTGCCGATGTGGATGCACCCGGTCGCGATCGCAACCGGTAACGCGTTCATCCTCAAGCCCTCCGAGCGGGACCCCTCCGCCGCGAACTTCGTCGCTCGCCTGTACGCCGAGGCGGGCCTGCCCGACGGCGTGTTCCAGGTGGTGCACGGCGGCAAGGACACGGTTGACGCGCTGCTGGCGCACCCCGGTATCGCGGCCGTCTCGTTCGTGGGATCCACCCCGATCGCCCGGTACGTGCAGCAGGTCGGTGTCGCCAACGGCAAGCGGGTGCAGGCCCTCGGCGGCGCGAACAACCACGCGGTGGTGATGCCGGACGCGGACTTCGAGTTCGCGGCGGCGCAGATCTCCGCGGGTGCCTTCGGGTCGGCCGGCCAGCGGTGCATGGCCGTGCCGGTGGCGGTGGCCGTCGGCGGGGCCGCGGAACCGCTCGTCGCGGCGCTGAAGGCCGAGGCCGAGAAGATCACCGTCGGACCCGGCTCCGACCCGGCCACGGACATGGGTCCGGTCATCACCGCACAGGCGCGCGAACGCGTGATCCGCAGCGCCACCGACGCGATCGAGGCAGGTGCCGGCGTGGTGGTGGACGGCCGGGGCGTCACCGTGCCCGGCCACGAGAACGGCTACTTCGTGGGGCCGACCCTGCTGGACAACGTCACCCCCGAGATGTCCGCCTACCGCGAGGAGATCTTCGGCCCGCTGCTGACCGTGCTCCGGGTGGCCGACCTCGACGAGGCGCTCGACCTGGTGAACGCCTCCCCCTTCGGCAACGGCTCGGCGATCTTCACGAACTCCGGTGAAGCCGCGCGTCGCTACAGCCACGGCGTGGAGGCCGGCATGGTCGGCGTGAACGTGCCGATCCCGACCCCGGTCGCCTACTACTCGTTCGGTGGGTGGAAGGACTCCCTGTTCGGCGACCACCACGCCCACGGCCCCGAGGCCGTGCGGTTCTACACCCGCAACAAGGTCATCACGACGCGCTGGCCGCACCGGGACAGCCAGGTCGAGGCCAGCATGAGTTTCCCGAGCACCACCGACTGA